From the genome of Mycetocola spongiae, one region includes:
- a CDS encoding phosphoglyceromutase, producing MSEPYTLILLRHGNSDWNQKNLFTGWVDVRLSDQGVEEARRAGQLLTDSGLRPDVLFTSVLTRAIQTANLALDTADLAWIPVTRSWRLNERHYGALQGKDKAQTLAEYGPEQFQTWRRSFDVPPPALDHNSEYSQVNDPRYADIDGAIPDTECLKDVIDRMLPYWEGTIAPQLTAGKTVLVTAHGNSLRALVKHLDGISDEDIAELNIPTGIPLVYRLDENLKPIAPAEYLDPEAAAAGAAAVAAQGAKK from the coding sequence ATGTCTGAGCCCTATACCCTCATCCTTCTCCGTCACGGTAATAGTGACTGGAACCAGAAGAACCTGTTCACCGGCTGGGTCGATGTGCGCCTGAGCGATCAGGGCGTCGAGGAGGCTCGCCGTGCCGGCCAGCTTCTGACCGACTCCGGCCTGCGCCCCGATGTGCTGTTCACCTCGGTCCTCACCCGCGCCATCCAGACCGCAAACCTCGCGCTGGATACCGCCGACCTCGCCTGGATCCCGGTCACCCGCTCCTGGCGCCTGAACGAGCGCCACTACGGTGCGCTCCAGGGCAAGGATAAGGCCCAGACCCTCGCCGAATACGGCCCCGAGCAGTTCCAGACCTGGCGCCGCTCCTTCGACGTCCCGCCGCCCGCACTGGACCACAACAGCGAGTACTCGCAGGTAAACGACCCCCGCTATGCCGATATCGACGGAGCCATCCCCGATACCGAGTGCCTGAAGGACGTCATCGACCGCATGCTCCCCTATTGGGAGGGCACCATCGCCCCGCAGCTCACCGCGGGCAAGACCGTCCTGGTCACCGCGCACGGCAACTCGCTGCGCGCCCTCGTGAAGCACCTCGATGGCATCTCCGATGAGGACATCGCCGAGCTGAATATCCCCACGGGCATCCCGCTGGTGTACCGGCTGGATGAAAACCTCAAGCCCATCGCCCCGGCCGAATATCTGGACCCCGAGGCCGCCGCAGCGGGAGCCGCCGCGGTCGCCGCGCAGGGCGCCAAGAAGTAG
- the phoU gene encoding phosphate signaling complex protein PhoU, with protein MRQVFQQELREVQDRLIAISELVVISIENAVRAFNETDVAVAEEVIENDTRIDILTKALDELAINILARQQPVARDLRTVVSALRISASLERMGDMAEHIAQLARYRFPERAVPKGLRSTFAEMGRLDVDIARKLTELLRNQDVELAEEIQREDDRIDSLHVAVFEKVLGDSWKGATEATVDATLASRYHERFADHAVSIAKKVQYLATGDWAPEPLED; from the coding sequence ATGCGCCAGGTATTCCAGCAGGAGTTGCGAGAGGTTCAGGACCGCCTAATCGCCATTTCGGAACTGGTTGTTATCTCCATCGAGAACGCCGTACGCGCGTTTAACGAAACCGATGTGGCCGTGGCCGAGGAGGTCATCGAGAACGATACCCGCATCGATATCCTCACCAAGGCGCTTGATGAGCTGGCCATTAACATCCTCGCCCGCCAGCAGCCTGTGGCCCGCGATCTGCGCACCGTGGTGAGCGCGCTGCGCATCTCCGCCTCGCTCGAGCGCATGGGCGATATGGCCGAGCATATTGCCCAGCTCGCCCGCTACCGCTTCCCCGAGCGCGCCGTGCCCAAGGGCCTGCGCTCCACCTTCGCCGAGATGGGCCGCCTCGACGTGGACATCGCGCGCAAGCTCACCGAGCTGCTGCGTAATCAGGACGTGGAGCTCGCGGAGGAGATCCAGCGCGAGGACGACCGCATCGACAGCCTGCACGTGGCCGTCTTTGAGAAGGTCCTCGGCGATAGCTGGAAGGGCGCCACCGAGGCCACCGTGGATGCCACCCTCGCCTCGCGCTATCACGAGCGTTTTGCCGACCACGCGGTCTCGATCGCCAAGAAGGTCCAGTATCTCGCCACCGGCGACTGGGCCCCGGAGCCCCTCGAAGACTAG